A window of the Miscanthus floridulus cultivar M001 chromosome 14, ASM1932011v1, whole genome shotgun sequence genome harbors these coding sequences:
- the LOC136503896 gene encoding uncharacterized protein: MAKTLHDYSNPVVANIVVGPTVNVGDGNFKLHTGLITMVQANQFHVFPSEDTNAHLQHFLELCNTIIIKDVAPESIRLCLFPFSLSGKVKQWFYKGKQAVKTWDKCSAAFLAKFFLMGKTNALRGRILNFQQSSMETIPEAWERLQDYIQACPHHGIENWLVLQNFYDGLIPMSRGHLDAAVGGAFLPHTIDGATALINKMVSNQS; the protein is encoded by the coding sequence ATGGCCAAGACCCTCCACGACTACTCCAACCCCGTAGTTGCCAACATCGTCGTTGGGCCCACTGTCAATGTTGGGGATGGGAACTTCAAGCTCCATACCGGCCTCATcacgatggtgcaggcaaaccaattCCATGTTTTTCCAAGCGAGGACACGAACgcgcatctccaacacttcctcgaATTGTGCAACACGATCATCATCAAGGACGTCGCACCTGAGAGCATTAGGCTCtgcttgtttcccttctccctctcggggaaggtgaagcagtggttTTACAAGGGAAAGCAAGCTGTCAAgacgtgggacaaatgttccgcGGCGTTCCTCGCCAAGTTCTTCCTCATGGGtaaaaccaatgccctgaggggaCGAATTTTGAACTTCCAGCAAAGCTCCATGGAGACCATTCCTGAGGCGTGGGAGAGGCTGCAggactacatccaagcatgcccaCACCACGGGATTGAAAATTGGTTAGTGCTccaaaatttttatgatggattaatacccATGTCTAGGGGCCACCTCGACGCTGCTGTTGGAGGCGCCTTCCTTCCCCACACCATTGATGGAGCCACGgctctcatcaataaaatggtgtcaaATCAAAGTTAG